Proteins from a single region of Streptomyces sp. TN58:
- a CDS encoding AIM24 family protein, protein MNQQLAGFAPTPVTARMENHGRSMLKVAMQSGQDLFARTGSMVAYEGFVQYEPNPPAVRQMASQWATGEGAPLMKCTGDGLLYLADYGADVVVINLNNDSLSVNGTNLLAFDAHLQWGVERVKGLAKFAGQGLFNVQVAGTGWVALTSRGTPIVVDCGRGEDETYVDPDALVAWSPNLKVKGKRSFKASSMLGRGSGEAYQMAFSGQGIVVVQPSEDSTDRLRVRG, encoded by the coding sequence ATGAACCAGCAGCTCGCGGGCTTCGCCCCGACCCCCGTCACGGCCCGCATGGAGAACCACGGGCGGTCCATGCTCAAGGTCGCCATGCAGAGCGGCCAGGACCTCTTCGCCCGCACCGGCTCGATGGTCGCCTACGAGGGCTTCGTGCAGTACGAGCCCAACCCGCCGGCCGTCCGCCAGATGGCCTCGCAGTGGGCCACGGGCGAGGGCGCACCCCTGATGAAGTGCACCGGCGACGGCCTCCTGTACCTCGCCGACTACGGCGCCGATGTCGTCGTCATCAACCTCAACAACGACTCGCTGTCGGTCAACGGCACCAACCTCCTCGCCTTCGACGCGCACCTCCAGTGGGGCGTCGAGCGGGTCAAGGGCCTGGCGAAGTTCGCCGGCCAGGGCCTGTTCAACGTCCAGGTCGCGGGCACCGGCTGGGTCGCCCTGACCTCGCGCGGCACCCCGATCGTGGTCGACTGCGGCCGCGGCGAGGACGAGACGTACGTCGACCCCGACGCGCTCGTCGCCTGGTCGCCGAACCTGAAGGTCAAGGGCAAGCGCAGCTTCAAGGCCTCGTCGATGCTCGGCCGGGGCAGCGGGGAGGCCTACCAGATGGCCTTCTCCGGCCAGGGCATCGTCGTCGTACAGCCCAGCGAGGACAGCACCGACCGGCTCCGGGTCCGGGGCTGA